Proteins co-encoded in one Natrinema sp. CBA1119 genomic window:
- a CDS encoding Hsp20/alpha crystallin family protein — translation MQRQLEDVLDAWDGDRYGPTTEIATAGMGIDLADRGDEFVLTADVPGFETDDIDLRLADDTLHITAERTKESTEEENESYIRNERTRRSMSRAVQLPESVDEEAVEASYRNGVLTVTLPKTEPTEPEETSIDIE, via the coding sequence ATGCAACGGCAACTCGAAGACGTGCTGGACGCGTGGGACGGTGATCGGTACGGTCCGACGACGGAGATCGCGACGGCCGGAATGGGAATCGATCTGGCCGACCGAGGCGACGAGTTCGTCCTGACGGCCGACGTTCCGGGATTCGAGACCGACGATATCGACCTCCGACTCGCTGACGACACGCTCCACATCACCGCGGAACGAACGAAGGAATCGACCGAAGAAGAAAACGAGTCATACATCAGGAACGAGCGGACACGGCGATCGATGAGTCGGGCCGTCCAACTCCCGGAGTCGGTCGACGAGGAGGCCGTCGAGGCATCGTACCGGAACGGCGTACTCACCGTCACCTTGCCGAAGACAGAGCCGACGGAACCGGAGGAGACCTCGATCGATATCGAGTAG
- a CDS encoding CBS domain-containing protein has product MPIDDLARSDVVTADPDASVAELAATMDQEGVGSVMITDGDSPVGIVTDRDLTVRVLTDDADPSGQTAADVMTEDPQTIDRNEGFYKATNLMAENGIRRLPVCEGDELVGIITADDLTELIADEEQQLAEIIRAQRPEY; this is encoded by the coding sequence ATGCCAATAGATGATTTAGCCCGAAGCGATGTTGTAACGGCTGATCCAGACGCGTCAGTCGCCGAGCTCGCGGCCACGATGGATCAGGAAGGTGTCGGCAGCGTCATGATCACGGACGGCGATTCGCCGGTCGGCATTGTGACCGATCGCGATCTGACCGTGCGCGTCCTCACTGACGATGCCGACCCGTCCGGACAAACGGCAGCAGACGTGATGACCGAAGATCCCCAGACGATCGATCGAAACGAGGGGTTCTACAAGGCGACGAACCTAATGGCCGAAAACGGTATCCGTCGGCTGCCCGTCTGTGAGGGTGATGAACTCGTCGGGATTATCACCGCCGACGACCTGACAGAACTCATCGCCGACGAGGAACAACAACTTGCCGAGATTATCCGAGCACAGCGGCCTGAGTACTGA
- a CDS encoding universal stress protein produces MFTTVLVPTDGSPGAEVAIAHATELGWRYDASVHALYVIDTGTEPAALDADEREEFHAPAERRGREATIRVTDRAEERELNAAREVREGIPHREVLEYVDEQDVDLIVMGTHGHTGAERARLGSTTERVVMLSDVPVLSIRLPEGTEEPDRDVGPYENVVIPTDGSDAAERAAEAALDVAEKYDAAVHTVYVLDTTIYDLEDVPRSIIGSLKEGGDNATETIADMARERDLPVTTDRRRGVPTDELLDYIDDVDAALVAMGTRGRTVGSGRLLGSTTARVVRRSTVPVLTVS; encoded by the coding sequence ATGTTCACGACCGTACTCGTCCCGACGGACGGCAGTCCCGGAGCCGAAGTGGCGATCGCCCACGCGACGGAACTGGGCTGGAGGTACGACGCCAGCGTTCACGCGCTCTACGTCATCGACACCGGGACCGAACCCGCCGCTCTCGACGCCGACGAGCGAGAGGAATTCCACGCCCCGGCCGAGCGTCGCGGACGGGAAGCGACGATCCGAGTCACGGACCGAGCCGAGGAGCGCGAACTGAATGCCGCGCGGGAGGTTCGCGAGGGGATCCCCCACAGGGAAGTCCTCGAGTACGTCGACGAACAGGATGTCGACCTGATCGTCATGGGGACCCACGGCCACACCGGTGCCGAGCGCGCTCGTCTGGGCAGTACCACCGAGCGCGTGGTCATGCTCTCGGACGTGCCGGTGCTGTCGATCCGCCTCCCCGAAGGGACCGAGGAACCCGACCGGGACGTCGGTCCGTACGAGAACGTAGTGATTCCGACCGACGGGAGCGACGCCGCCGAACGCGCCGCGGAAGCCGCACTCGACGTCGCTGAGAAGTACGACGCGGCCGTTCACACCGTGTACGTCCTCGACACGACGATTTACGATCTCGAGGATGTCCCGCGAAGTATCATCGGATCGCTCAAAGAGGGCGGGGACAATGCGACAGAAACGATCGCGGACATGGCGCGGGAGCGGGACCTCCCCGTGACAACCGACCGTCGGCGGGGCGTCCCGACGGACGAACTGCTCGACTACATCGACGACGTCGACGCTGCGCTGGTCGCTATGGGAACGCGCGGCCGAACCGTCGGATCCGGGCGGTTACTGGGGAGTACCACGGCACGCGTCGTCCGTCGATCGACGGTGCCGGTACTGACGGTCAGCTAG
- a CDS encoding universal stress protein: MYDRLLLPTDMSPGVDRAIEHAIDAAQRYGAELHVLYVVDADAYSSYPGDEYVHEFEGLEHALEEAGRDAVGDIVDQATEAGVSTETEIRHGVPHEEILAYADDADIGLTVVGSKNRPGEYRRLLGSVAERIARMAEKPVTVVKTPVDED; this comes from the coding sequence ATGTACGATCGATTGCTGCTCCCGACCGATATGAGTCCCGGCGTCGACCGCGCTATCGAGCACGCGATCGACGCTGCACAGCGATACGGCGCCGAACTGCACGTGCTGTACGTCGTCGACGCCGACGCGTACAGTTCCTACCCCGGTGACGAGTACGTCCACGAGTTCGAAGGCCTCGAGCACGCGCTCGAAGAAGCCGGCCGCGACGCGGTCGGGGACATCGTCGACCAGGCGACCGAGGCCGGCGTTTCGACGGAGACCGAGATTCGCCACGGCGTCCCGCACGAAGAAATCCTCGCGTACGCCGACGACGCCGATATCGGACTCACGGTCGTCGGCTCGAAGAATCGCCCCGGCGAGTACCGACGACTGCTCGGCAGCGTCGCAGAGCGCATCGCTCGGATGGCAGAAAAACCGGTGACTGTGGTGAAGACGCCCGTCGACGAGGACTGA
- a CDS encoding proteasome assembly chaperone family protein, whose amino-acid sequence MTEQTTKASFERVADIPADSPTLIEGLPGHGLVAAIAVDQITDQLGLEHCGTITSEAFPPVVTFEDGLVQDLVRVSAGSDPAVMSLESDLAIPQPAFEPLSRCVLEDLADEFGRAIFLAGAPAEAEEQLGDVTGVATTDSIRDDLVDAGIPTADDRGLVGGITGSLVQECYQADVPAALLIVRSHPFLPDPEAAKSVIETALEPLVDFDIDTTALDEQADDIQQRMQQVAQQYQQITEEGEDQQQQVQTGMFQ is encoded by the coding sequence ATGACCGAACAAACAACGAAGGCGTCGTTCGAGAGGGTCGCAGATATTCCGGCCGATTCGCCGACACTCATTGAGGGCTTACCCGGCCACGGGCTCGTCGCGGCGATCGCGGTCGATCAGATCACGGACCAGCTCGGCCTCGAACACTGTGGAACCATCACGTCCGAGGCGTTCCCGCCGGTCGTGACGTTCGAAGACGGACTCGTTCAAGATCTTGTTCGTGTTTCGGCCGGATCCGATCCGGCGGTGATGTCCTTAGAAAGCGACCTCGCGATTCCGCAACCGGCGTTCGAGCCGCTGTCACGGTGTGTCCTCGAGGACCTCGCCGACGAATTCGGCCGTGCGATCTTCCTTGCGGGTGCGCCGGCTGAAGCGGAAGAACAACTGGGTGACGTCACCGGCGTCGCGACGACCGACTCGATACGGGACGATCTCGTCGACGCGGGGATTCCGACAGCCGACGACCGGGGACTCGTCGGCGGGATCACCGGCTCGCTCGTCCAAGAATGCTACCAAGCCGATGTCCCGGCCGCCTTGCTGATCGTCCGTTCGCATCCGTTCCTTCCTGATCCGGAGGCGGCCAAATCCGTGATCGAGACCGCGCTCGAGCCGCTCGTCGACTTCGATATCGACACGACGGCACTCGACGAGCAGGCCGACGATATCCAACAGCGGATGCAACAGGTCGCACAGCAGTATCAGCAGATAACCGAAGAGGGAGAGGATCAGCAACAGCAGGTACAAACCGGAATGTTCCAGTGA
- a CDS encoding universal stress protein, whose product MSGRILVPYDDSGPAEKALEYAFETFPDAAVTALYIVPIPAGYWAAFGDAGELGAEQGREHGEEILENAMTIATEYDRELETEIDTGKPAQTIVDRVEEGEFDTITIGSHGREGVSRILLGSVAEMVVRRSPTTVIVVR is encoded by the coding sequence ATGAGCGGGCGAATCCTCGTTCCATACGACGACTCCGGCCCTGCCGAAAAGGCACTCGAGTACGCCTTCGAAACGTTTCCCGATGCAGCAGTCACGGCCCTGTATATCGTGCCGATTCCTGCGGGGTACTGGGCTGCATTCGGAGACGCCGGGGAACTCGGCGCCGAACAAGGCCGCGAACACGGCGAGGAGATCCTCGAGAATGCGATGACAATCGCGACGGAATACGATCGCGAACTCGAAACCGAGATCGATACCGGAAAACCGGCTCAAACGATCGTCGACCGAGTTGAAGAGGGAGAGTTCGACACTATCACCATCGGCAGCCACGGACGGGAAGGAGTATCGCGGATCCTCCTCGGGAGCGTCGCGGAGATGGTCGTCCGACGCTCGCCGACCACCGTTATTGTCGTCAGATAG
- a CDS encoding universal stress protein, with product MTFLVPFDGSYLAEAALLRAAEYGEALDEDVIALTVVPDDEAYAIDVGWYEDGEDDPFGVPYVAGKLHEGVTDIAPQAAFRYERIDRSAPAAIAARIKSIAAEVRPAVVFLGTDNVGEIAEPVTSVAGGVAEDPTYDVHVVRYYAPPSVPAVRLEEGSYTDE from the coding sequence ATGACGTTTCTCGTTCCCTTCGACGGGTCATATCTGGCCGAGGCGGCGCTGCTTCGCGCGGCCGAGTACGGCGAGGCGCTGGACGAAGACGTGATCGCCCTGACCGTCGTTCCGGATGACGAAGCGTACGCGATCGACGTCGGGTGGTACGAGGACGGAGAGGACGACCCCTTTGGCGTCCCGTACGTCGCCGGAAAGCTCCACGAGGGCGTCACCGATATCGCCCCGCAGGCCGCGTTCCGATACGAGCGAATCGATCGGAGCGCGCCGGCGGCGATCGCGGCGCGGATCAAATCGATCGCCGCGGAGGTCCGACCGGCGGTCGTCTTCCTCGGAACCGACAACGTCGGCGAGATCGCAGAACCGGTGACCAGCGTCGCCGGCGGCGTCGCGGAAGACCCCACGTACGACGTCCACGTCGTCCGATACTACGCACCGCCGTCGGTTCCGGCGGTCCGACTCGAGGAGGGATCGTACACGGACGAGTGA
- a CDS encoding universal stress protein: protein MYETVLVATDGSESATRATDHALDLASTFDADFHAIYVVDTRRYGKSTLADTEDVITGLRERGQDILDDIAAQADIDVTIEIHDGRPHEVIGEYANQIDADLLLLGNRGMDSGGEIGSTAERVVRYVDRPVMTA from the coding sequence ATGTACGAGACAGTCCTCGTCGCGACCGACGGAAGCGAATCAGCGACCCGCGCAACCGATCACGCACTCGATCTCGCGTCGACGTTTGACGCCGACTTCCACGCGATCTACGTCGTCGACACTCGTCGGTACGGGAAATCGACGCTGGCGGACACGGAGGACGTTATCACAGGCCTGAGAGAGCGCGGTCAGGACATCTTAGACGATATCGCCGCGCAGGCGGACATCGATGTAACGATCGAAATTCACGACGGACGTCCACACGAAGTGATCGGCGAGTACGCCAACCAGATCGATGCGGACCTGCTTCTCCTCGGCAACCGCGGTATGGATTCCGGTGGTGAAATCGGGAGCACCGCAGAACGCGTCGTCAGGTACGTCGATCGCCCCGTGATGACGGCCTGA
- a CDS encoding pirin family protein, with the protein MEDSPSTQTQPRIHTSPRTDISQNQGTFRIHLNFPGRAVPEHDDHGYGPLATVVESFMDPETLIRMHQHRNEEIISWVPDGVMRHDDRQGNKLVTDPEHLMVMNAGSGFWHAEETLADDPPLRMLQIFVRPHSLDLEPNIQHEPIPDPVANEWRHLFGPEGTDAPLFVRNDVDFYDCRLGAGATVTLPSQSDWHTYLYVFEGTVNVGEESVGYTENALVTDDGDVTVTATEDSTIVAFTINPDAPITRQGTIGR; encoded by the coding sequence ATGGAAGATTCGCCCTCAACACAGACGCAACCTCGTATCCACACGTCGCCGCGAACGGACATCTCGCAGAACCAGGGCACGTTCAGAATCCACCTCAACTTCCCTGGGAGGGCAGTCCCCGAACACGACGACCACGGATACGGGCCACTTGCGACCGTCGTCGAGTCGTTCATGGATCCGGAGACACTCATCCGAATGCACCAGCACCGCAACGAGGAGATCATCTCCTGGGTGCCCGACGGCGTGATGCGCCACGACGACCGGCAGGGTAACAAACTCGTAACGGACCCCGAACACCTGATGGTGATGAACGCCGGCAGCGGCTTCTGGCACGCCGAGGAAACGCTCGCGGACGACCCGCCGCTGCGGATGCTCCAGATCTTCGTTCGGCCGCACAGCCTCGACCTCGAGCCGAACATCCAGCACGAGCCGATTCCTGATCCCGTTGCGAACGAGTGGCGCCACCTGTTCGGGCCCGAGGGGACCGATGCACCACTGTTCGTCCGCAACGATGTCGACTTCTACGACTGCCGTCTCGGCGCCGGCGCCACGGTCACGCTACCGTCCCAGTCGGACTGGCACACCTATCTGTACGTCTTCGAGGGAACCGTCAACGTCGGCGAGGAGTCCGTCGGGTACACCGAGAACGCACTCGTGACTGACGACGGCGACGTAACCGTCACTGCAACCGAGGACTCGACCATCGTCGCATTTACCATCAACCCCGACGCCCCGATCACACGCCAGGGCACAATCGGCCGCTGA
- a CDS encoding sugar phosphate isomerase/epimerase — MDVGLTVGDSLERTERTIEGFDLAELSVGDGTDPDEIDVGQLETILAAADADLCVHLPFKQVVATPVPEINDAIVDYLSRLLEWAGTADAEKAVLHGTARNPHDTDLRPVFADQLEAIGTAAADADVELVVENVGHQKRGLPLTVLGDLARETETAVCFDVGHAYMEDGDDGVDRFCSRYGDLVSHLHVHDARSRGDTHLPIGAGEIDYGVVTDHLAGFEGTVAVEVFTDDVTLLRDTARRARTVLESDS, encoded by the coding sequence ATGGACGTTGGTCTCACGGTCGGCGATTCGCTCGAGCGGACGGAACGAACGATCGAGGGATTCGACCTCGCGGAGCTGTCGGTCGGCGACGGAACCGATCCCGACGAGATCGACGTGGGCCAACTCGAAACGATACTCGCTGCTGCGGATGCCGACCTGTGTGTTCACTTGCCGTTCAAGCAGGTCGTCGCGACGCCGGTCCCGGAAATCAACGACGCGATCGTCGACTACCTGTCGCGGTTGCTCGAGTGGGCCGGGACTGCAGATGCGGAGAAAGCCGTTCTTCATGGAACGGCTCGGAACCCGCACGATACGGACCTTCGACCCGTCTTTGCCGACCAGCTCGAGGCGATCGGAACGGCCGCCGCCGACGCCGACGTGGAACTCGTCGTCGAGAACGTCGGGCATCAAAAACGCGGATTGCCGCTTACCGTTCTGGGTGATCTCGCACGCGAAACCGAGACGGCCGTCTGTTTCGATGTCGGTCACGCGTACATGGAAGACGGCGACGACGGCGTCGATCGATTCTGTTCGCGGTACGGTGACCTCGTCTCGCATCTCCACGTCCACGACGCCCGAAGCCGGGGCGATACCCATCTCCCGATCGGTGCCGGCGAAATCGACTACGGCGTCGTTACGGATCACCTCGCGGGATTCGAGGGAACCGTCGCGGTCGAAGTCTTCACCGACGACGTCACGCTGTTGCGCGACACCGCACGGCGAGCGAGGACGGTACTCGAGTCCGATTCGTAA
- a CDS encoding DsrE family protein produces MHLGIVLETNDPERVWNAFRLANTALESDHFVEMFLLGDGVEAPDREHQQFNPHGLMLKYVQNDGELLACGTCLDSRDLTEDRLRPRGTMGDLLECIERADEVMTIG; encoded by the coding sequence ATGCACCTTGGAATCGTCCTCGAGACGAACGACCCGGAACGCGTCTGGAACGCGTTTCGACTGGCGAACACGGCGCTCGAGTCCGACCACTTCGTCGAGATGTTCCTACTCGGTGACGGCGTCGAAGCGCCCGACCGCGAACACCAGCAGTTCAATCCCCACGGGCTGATGCTGAAGTATGTCCAGAACGACGGGGAACTTCTCGCCTGTGGCACCTGTCTCGATTCACGAGACCTGACCGAGGATCGGCTTCGTCCGCGCGGGACGATGGGCGATCTTCTGGAATGTATCGAACGGGCCGACGAAGTGATGACGATCGGATGA
- a CDS encoding universal stress protein, which produces MPRTVLVPVDGSPLSSRALRHALREFPEAEIAAYHVIDLFEPDYADEAVTSNYEPMLGSDEWYRFVGERRDRLFAEVDEIAADYDRSVATDSDIGDPTRLVLEYAADEDVDHIVLGAHGRTGTERAVYGSVTEAVVRRAPVPVTVVR; this is translated from the coding sequence ATGCCACGAACGGTTCTCGTTCCCGTCGACGGATCGCCGCTGAGTTCGCGCGCGCTTCGGCACGCGTTGCGCGAGTTTCCCGAAGCGGAAATCGCGGCCTACCACGTGATCGATCTCTTCGAACCCGACTACGCGGACGAGGCCGTCACGTCGAACTACGAACCGATGCTCGGTTCCGACGAGTGGTATCGCTTCGTCGGCGAGAGACGAGATCGGCTCTTCGCCGAGGTCGACGAGATCGCCGCCGACTACGACCGGTCGGTCGCGACCGACTCCGACATCGGCGATCCGACGCGCCTCGTTCTCGAGTACGCCGCCGACGAGGACGTCGATCACATCGTCCTCGGTGCCCACGGACGGACTGGCACGGAGCGCGCGGTGTACGGAAGCGTCACCGAGGCGGTCGTCCGCCGGGCACCGGTTCCAGTCACCGTCGTCCGGTGA
- a CDS encoding CopG family ribbon-helix-helix protein yields MRTSLNVSEDILDEFDETWQAEGLDSRSRAIREAMQEYIEGHSQLEEVSGEVVAVLAFDYQHHEVIHDLHSAQHQFQDVIETMSHTHQGDWCLETVFCHGDAARVRELVYRLRDFDGVGRVKTMLLRDTAPDGSA; encoded by the coding sequence ATGCGAACGAGCTTGAACGTGTCTGAGGATATTCTCGACGAGTTCGACGAGACGTGGCAGGCCGAGGGATTGGACTCTCGCTCACGGGCGATTCGGGAAGCGATGCAGGAATACATCGAAGGGCATTCACAACTCGAAGAGGTCTCGGGTGAGGTCGTCGCCGTTCTGGCCTTTGATTACCAGCACCACGAGGTGATTCATGACCTCCACTCAGCCCAACACCAGTTCCAGGACGTCATCGAAACGATGAGCCACACTCACCAGGGCGACTGGTGTTTGGAGACGGTCTTCTGTCACGGCGATGCGGCGCGGGTCAGGGAACTCGTGTATCGGCTCCGTGATTTCGATGGAGTCGGTCGCGTGAAGACGATGCTCCTCCGAGATACTGCGCCGGACGGCTCTGCTTGA
- a CDS encoding universal stress protein has protein sequence MDEPRDFDDILVPTDGSKAARNGAEQAIKFARRNDATLHVLYAMDMGDADYVAVPSDIAQTRRRLEKKGETFISEIEDLAADAEVNCVTAVKANTPVEAILEYVDEHDIDLVVMGKRGRSDPDKPLIGSITNRVVGSLDIPVFTA, from the coding sequence ATGGACGAACCACGTGACTTCGACGATATCCTTGTTCCAACCGACGGCAGCAAAGCCGCTCGCAACGGGGCCGAACAGGCGATCAAGTTCGCGCGGCGAAACGACGCGACGCTGCACGTCCTGTACGCGATGGACATGGGCGACGCCGACTACGTCGCGGTCCCGAGCGACATCGCACAGACGCGACGCCGCCTCGAGAAGAAGGGTGAAACGTTTATCTCGGAGATCGAGGACCTCGCCGCTGACGCCGAGGTCAACTGCGTCACGGCGGTCAAGGCGAATACGCCCGTCGAGGCCATCCTCGAGTACGTCGACGAACACGACATCGATCTCGTCGTGATGGGCAAACGCGGGCGTTCGGATCCCGACAAGCCGCTCATCGGGTCGATCACGAACCGGGTGGTCGGCTCGCTTGATATCCCCGTGTTCACCGCCTAA
- a CDS encoding amino acid permease, with amino-acid sequence MSDEELAKDLGPLAALTIGIGTMIGAGIFVLPGTAVSRAGPLAAFTFVLGGVIALFTALSASELGTAMPKSGGAYFYVNRALGPMFGSIAGWANWLGLAFASAFYMYGFGEYVNALVGLGSVGLGPVSLEAAQVIGLAGALLFIAVNYFGAKETGGLQIVIVMSLLGILAVFTVVGLLNADMESLRPLAPPGTTSEVLPVTGIIFVSYLGFVQITSVAEEIKNPGRNLPLAVLGSVVIVTVVYALFLVVLLAAVPTELVANNETAVVDAARLLFGNYEVFGYSLGAVGAGMLLLGGLLATASSANASILSSSRINFAMGREKIVTPKLNEIHKRFGTPYKSIALTGALILVFLVAGGVESLSTMGSVLHLIVYGLLNLALIVMRESGVEGYDPDFEVPFYPAVPIIGTVSSFALIVYIEPTIILISFGLVAFAVLWYLLYARGKVESRGVLGTWILDRSDELPKAAVSAATSVQPSGDDYRVMVPLANPATEEHLITLASAIAKQRNGTVVAVNIANVPDQTSLEAARDRGAHEAAHDLLDRARDDAETFGVDVETHVVLSHRVFEEVFDAARTYGADLTVMGWGEDSHGAPGRAETAVDELAHSLPSDFLVFRDRGFDPSQILVPTAGGPASDLSGAVAKMLQTEFDGEVTLLHVADDEAAGRRFLTEWAAEHDLADATMRIESGDVESAIDRAARDATMLIIGATQKGLLSRLFRGSVVLQVLEDVECSVLLAEKRDNRSIRARLFGSGARATAPSGSDDSDGPTADTDATPEPSTPPVEGGETDN; translated from the coding sequence ATGAGCGACGAAGAGCTCGCGAAGGACCTCGGCCCGCTGGCGGCGCTTACCATCGGGATCGGGACAATGATCGGCGCCGGGATCTTCGTTCTCCCCGGCACCGCGGTCTCGCGGGCCGGCCCCCTCGCGGCGTTCACCTTCGTCCTCGGCGGCGTCATCGCCCTGTTCACGGCGTTGTCGGCCTCCGAGCTCGGTACGGCGATGCCCAAGTCCGGTGGCGCGTACTTCTACGTCAACCGGGCGCTCGGACCCATGTTCGGCTCCATCGCGGGGTGGGCGAACTGGCTCGGGCTCGCGTTCGCCTCCGCGTTCTACATGTACGGCTTCGGCGAGTACGTCAACGCGCTCGTCGGGCTCGGATCGGTCGGACTCGGACCGGTGTCGCTGGAGGCCGCGCAGGTGATCGGCCTCGCCGGCGCGCTGCTCTTTATCGCGGTCAACTACTTCGGTGCGAAAGAGACCGGCGGACTCCAGATCGTCATCGTCATGTCGCTTCTGGGGATCCTCGCCGTCTTCACCGTCGTCGGTCTGCTGAACGCCGATATGGAATCGCTACGACCGTTAGCGCCGCCGGGGACGACGAGCGAAGTCCTCCCGGTGACAGGGATCATCTTCGTCTCGTATCTGGGGTTCGTCCAGATCACCTCGGTCGCCGAGGAGATCAAAAACCCCGGGCGGAACCTCCCGCTCGCGGTCCTCGGATCGGTCGTCATCGTCACGGTCGTGTACGCGCTGTTCCTGGTCGTGTTACTCGCGGCAGTGCCGACCGAACTGGTCGCGAACAATGAGACCGCAGTCGTCGACGCCGCTCGCCTGCTGTTTGGCAACTACGAGGTGTTCGGCTACTCGCTCGGCGCCGTCGGCGCCGGCATGCTCCTGCTCGGCGGACTGCTCGCGACTGCCTCGTCGGCGAACGCATCGATCCTCTCGTCATCGCGGATCAACTTCGCGATGGGGCGCGAGAAGATCGTCACCCCGAAGCTCAACGAGATCCACAAGCGGTTCGGGACTCCCTACAAGTCGATCGCACTTACCGGCGCGCTCATCCTCGTCTTCCTCGTTGCCGGCGGCGTCGAGTCGCTGTCGACCATGGGCTCCGTGCTCCACCTCATCGTCTACGGCCTGCTCAACCTCGCGCTCATCGTGATGCGGGAGTCGGGGGTCGAGGGGTACGATCCCGACTTCGAGGTCCCCTTCTACCCCGCCGTCCCGATAATCGGGACGGTGTCGTCGTTCGCGCTGATTGTCTACATTGAGCCGACGATAATTCTGATCTCGTTCGGCCTCGTCGCCTTCGCCGTGCTCTGGTACCTGCTGTATGCCCGCGGAAAGGTGGAGTCGCGCGGCGTGTTGGGCACGTGGATCCTCGACCGTTCCGACGAGCTGCCGAAGGCCGCCGTGTCGGCGGCTACGTCGGTCCAGCCGAGCGGCGACGACTACCGCGTGATGGTGCCGCTCGCGAACCCCGCGACTGAGGAGCACCTGATCACGCTCGCGTCGGCCATCGCCAAGCAGCGCAACGGGACAGTCGTCGCGGTCAACATCGCGAACGTCCCCGACCAGACGTCGCTGGAGGCCGCGCGTGACCGCGGCGCCCACGAGGCGGCACACGACCTGTTAGACCGGGCCCGTGACGACGCCGAGACGTTCGGCGTTGACGTGGAGACGCACGTCGTGTTATCACACCGCGTGTTCGAGGAGGTGTTCGACGCGGCCCGCACCTACGGCGCCGACCTCACCGTGATGGGCTGGGGAGAGGACTCCCATGGGGCGCCGGGGCGCGCGGAGACGGCGGTCGACGAGCTCGCTCACTCGCTGCCGTCCGACTTCCTCGTGTTTCGCGACCGCGGGTTCGACCCCTCGCAGATTCTCGTGCCGACCGCCGGCGGTCCGGCCTCGGACTTGTCCGGCGCAGTCGCGAAGATGCTCCAGACCGAGTTCGACGGTGAGGTCACCCTGTTGCACGTCGCCGACGACGAGGCGGCGGGCCGTCGGTTCCTCACCGAGTGGGCCGCCGAGCACGACCTCGCCGACGCGACGATGCGAATCGAGAGCGGCGACGTCGAGTCGGCCATCGACCGCGCCGCGCGGGACGCCACGATGCTGATCATCGGCGCGACCCAGAAGGGACTGCTCTCGCGGCTGTTCCGCGGATCGGTCGTGTTGCAGGTGCTCGAGGACGTGGAGTGTTCCGTGCTCCTCGCCGAGAAGCGCGACAACCGCAGTATCCGAGCCCGGCTGTTCGGAAGCGGCGCCCGGGCGACTGCGCCGAGCGGGTCGGACGACTCCGACGGTCCCACTGCCGATACCGACGCCACGCCCGAACCGTCGACGCCGCCGGTCGAGGGCGGCGAAACCGACAACTGA
- a CDS encoding universal stress protein: protein MTRTDQPDERDLLDHILLPVAHEADALATARVLEPYDPEQVTALHVVEKGGGVPDKTPVEQSEELAAESYAAVRTVFPDADDHTAYDRDIVGAIFDAVDEVGASAIAYRSRDGNRLMQFLSGDLSIKLVTRSHVPVIALPREGATE, encoded by the coding sequence ATGACGAGGACTGATCAACCGGACGAGCGGGACCTCCTCGACCACATTCTCCTGCCCGTCGCCCACGAGGCGGACGCGCTGGCGACGGCACGGGTGCTTGAACCCTACGACCCGGAGCAGGTTACCGCGCTGCACGTCGTCGAGAAAGGCGGAGGCGTCCCCGACAAGACGCCGGTCGAGCAGTCAGAGGAGCTCGCGGCCGAGTCGTACGCCGCGGTTCGAACTGTGTTCCCAGACGCCGACGACCACACCGCGTACGACCGAGACATCGTCGGCGCGATCTTCGACGCCGTCGACGAGGTCGGCGCGAGCGCGATCGCCTACCGCTCTCGAGACGGCAACCGCCTGATGCAGTTCCTCTCCGGTGACCTCTCGATCAAGCTCGTGACGAGATCGCACGTGCCCGTGATCGCGCTTCCGCGCGAGGGAGCGACCGAATGA